A single window of Nicotiana tomentosiformis chromosome 1, ASM39032v3, whole genome shotgun sequence DNA harbors:
- the LOC138908392 gene encoding uncharacterized protein, with protein MKRITSLPYHPSGNGQAESTNKVIIQNLKKRLEAAKGNWPKELPGVLWAYRTGDKSSTGETPFSLVYGAEALILVEVGEPTIRYSQTNKESNNKAMLVNLQLIEGCRDLGHVRMAAQK; from the coding sequence ATGAAGAGAATCACATCTTTGCCTTATCATCCGAGCGgaaatggtcaagcggagtcaacaaataaagtgatcattcaaaacctcaagaaaaggttagaagcagcaaaaggcaactGGCCCAAAGAGTtacccggagttctatgggcctaccgaacaggGGACAAATCAAGTACTGGAGAAACTCCCTTTTCCCTCGTATACGGTGCTGAAGCCTTAATCTTGGTTGAAGTAGGCGAACCCACTATAAGATATTCTCAGACAAATAAAGAATCAAATAACAAAGCAATGCTAGTCAACTTGCAACTGATTGAGGGATGCAGGGACTTGGGgcatgtaagaatggcagctcaaaagtag